In Sciurus carolinensis chromosome 17, mSciCar1.2, whole genome shotgun sequence, one genomic interval encodes:
- the LOC124969521 gene encoding olfactory receptor 18-like, giving the protein MYLVTVLGNLLIILAVSSDSHLHTPMYFFLCNLSLADIFLISTTVPKMIVDILTHSRGISFVGCLTQMSLLTLSGCMDGMLLTVMAYDCFVAICHPLHYSVIMNPRLCALLVLVSFLFSLLDSQLHNLVALRSTHFKDVEISNFFCDPSQVLNLACSDTFTNNIIKYFVGAMSDFLPISVIFFSYCKIISSILRIPSTGGKYKAFSTCGSHLAVVCLFYGTGI; this is encoded by the coding sequence atgtacctggtcacagtgcttgggaacctgctcatcatcctggctgtcagctctgactcccacctccacactcccatgtacttcttcctctgcaaCCTGTCCTTGGCTGATATATTTCTCATCTCTACCACGGTTCCGAAGATGATTGTGGACATCCTAACTCACAGCAGAGGCATCTCCTTTGTgggctgcctgacacagatgtctcTTTTGACCCTTTCTGGATGTATGGATGGTATGCTtttgactgtgatggcctatgactgtttcgtggccatctgtcaccccctgcattaCTCAGTCATTATGAACCCTCGCCTCTGTGCGCTCTTAGTTTTGGTGTCTTTTTTGTTTAGCCTTTTAGACTCCCAGCTGCACAATTTGGTGGCCTTGCGATCTACCCACTTCAAGGATGTAGAAATTTCCaatttcttctgtgacccttctcaAGTTCTTAATCTTGCCTGTTCTGACACTTTCACCAATAACATCATAAAGTATTTTGTTGGTGCCATGTCTGATTTTCTTCCCATCTctgtaattttcttctcttactgTAAAATCATTTCTTCTATTCTGAGAATCCCATCAACAGGTGGGAAGtacaaagccttttccacctgtggatCTCACCTGgcagttgtttgcttattttatggaacAGGCATTTGA